The following are from one region of the Stigmatella ashevillena genome:
- a CDS encoding ATP-binding protein, translating into MRLRHEGLKTGRLLTCFPDANGLRNASLLFLVEGVSDITPLQRLDDALRPEMDASLRWAAAASALDLARVDPRLDPGKVIRLEAGEFRDLMPEDIRAVLSPGLVQLRRGETARFPSATRMEGSVVTGPDFLEREAELTALRERVERREHTVVLAPRRAGKTSLLYRLAEVLGERFRVELFDGEEHRTPEGFTAALLSRASGKPHTSALRETREQGWEVALPVAIRALARYRQRRLVLILDELVFFLEHLKKREPAKAFLTALDAAVEQAKAIVIIAGSANLMHFARNTLRLTLPGLFGALSPVSLSPLPAHTLEIQLRRVLLGTGLVLEAGDMTWFRENFDLAMPYPALRFLSHLASVARERKLGPEALDAELTAYLRIPAVFAELKSQLNHLAEENPTQAERVEEVVGRLARVNTLKLDDVKAKLGGAKSAATFEWLVTHFPVHLEGQDLMLASRLFRRYWQESTR; encoded by the coding sequence ATGCGCCTGCGCCATGAAGGACTCAAAACAGGCCGTCTGCTGACCTGTTTCCCGGATGCCAATGGGCTTCGCAACGCGAGCCTGCTGTTCCTGGTGGAGGGGGTGAGCGACATCACACCATTGCAGCGCCTGGACGATGCCCTCCGCCCGGAGATGGATGCCTCCTTGAGGTGGGCCGCAGCCGCGAGCGCCCTCGATCTCGCCCGGGTAGACCCACGGCTCGATCCAGGAAAGGTGATCCGGCTGGAGGCAGGAGAGTTCCGTGACCTCATGCCTGAGGACATCCGGGCAGTGCTCTCTCCTGGCCTCGTGCAACTTCGGCGCGGAGAGACAGCCCGTTTCCCAAGCGCCACGCGCATGGAGGGCAGCGTCGTCACCGGCCCAGACTTCCTGGAGCGAGAGGCAGAGCTGACCGCACTGCGAGAACGCGTGGAGCGCCGGGAGCACACCGTCGTTCTCGCGCCACGCCGCGCGGGAAAAACCTCCCTGTTGTACCGGCTGGCGGAAGTGCTGGGCGAACGGTTCCGGGTTGAACTCTTCGACGGTGAAGAGCACCGCACACCCGAGGGGTTCACGGCCGCGCTTCTCTCTCGTGCATCGGGCAAGCCTCATACCTCCGCCTTGCGCGAAACGCGCGAGCAGGGCTGGGAGGTCGCGCTCCCAGTTGCAATCCGGGCACTGGCCAGGTACCGCCAGCGCCGACTGGTCCTCATCCTGGATGAGCTGGTCTTCTTTCTTGAGCACCTGAAGAAGCGCGAGCCCGCGAAGGCCTTTCTGACGGCCCTGGATGCTGCGGTCGAGCAGGCGAAGGCAATCGTGATCATCGCGGGCTCGGCAAACCTGATGCACTTCGCGCGAAACACCCTCCGTCTGACGCTCCCTGGCCTCTTCGGAGCGCTCTCGCCGGTCTCCCTGTCACCGCTGCCGGCGCACACGCTGGAGATCCAGCTCCGCAGGGTGCTGTTGGGCACGGGGCTCGTCCTTGAGGCTGGCGACATGACGTGGTTCCGCGAGAATTTCGATCTGGCGATGCCATACCCAGCCCTGCGCTTCTTGAGCCACCTGGCTTCCGTGGCACGAGAGCGGAAGCTCGGGCCCGAAGCACTGGATGCGGAGCTGACCGCATACCTGCGCATCCCTGCCGTCTTCGCGGAACTGAAGTCCCAGCTCAACCACCTCGCGGAGGAGAATCCCACGCAAGCCGAACGCGTGGAGGAAGTTGTCGGCAGACTCGCGCGGGTGAACACGTTGAAGCTGGACGACGTGAAGGCAAAGCTTGGGGGAGCCAAAAGTGCGGCCACCTTCGAATGGCTCGTGACCCACTTCCCCGTGCACTTGGAGGGACAGGACCTGATGCTCGCCTCGCGCCTGTTCCGCCGCTATTGGCAGGAGAGCACCCGATGA
- a CDS encoding ATP-binding protein has protein sequence MALLDEILDNLREQAQGVTRQHWLLRGPRGMGKTHLAGVIHYRVKQDASLGRTYLPLWLGEADTYEVYSTATLLKTIGERLSEETKDPALLERLTAVEGVGDEEGYFHEMVELLSTEADRRERVLLVLMENLDALLGSFGPKDRKEQTRQLRSVLLHNPRFLFISTTPTYYLDNPLDDPKEPLYAHLKERDLDPLTEAETGQLLRKLAQAHPREGAVDSLEGKDGRLRLRVIHRLTGGLPRSLVMAFTAIREATGIGSLVQELRALLDAQTAYFEARLAQLPARERAIVTSMALAPTNLTMKEIAARSHLPERTLSTLISRLEKEGHVRTTSRTGGKGSVYELSEGLFRLWYQYRKGRPVLEPLVEFLAYWYRVEELEGVVAVLRQGTQADRPVRAAELALLQAEEALRRASSEQGQQERERFWAECQQAIQSEQADIPVEALAKRLTTRLLHAALLLKDPAQANNGLESIQKLFRESSLVEEKARPIVLGRLIEAIMESTHASDFEAFSAIALIVLKQYSHDTSSTISLQLALVRLHLSILVMDRDPQRALDELDLIHASAPELRTMALMGQGLALSKLHKTDESIVNLDAALTAIQAPSEQIVIEPFVLQAMSVLSTLYNEKHQRDQAQRIRKQLIARFGAWKEEPFRFQVASAKASLALGADVKPTIHSLDQWLAEYGAIDEPRYQSIQSLSRLGLHLLSALQGSEASQEGISAWVESVADKESHQVQHLFHFATSLFILFGPETVKGWLSRVSSAQLSEETRLLVSWHMMAADLLLADEEGPLAQQVQARIPPELRPNVEDLVRQVRKTRAEFLQKA, from the coding sequence GTGGCGCTGCTGGACGAGATCCTCGACAACCTGCGCGAACAAGCCCAGGGCGTTACACGGCAACACTGGCTGCTGCGCGGCCCGCGCGGCATGGGGAAGACGCACTTGGCCGGCGTCATCCATTACCGCGTGAAGCAGGATGCCTCGCTTGGCCGTACCTACCTGCCACTGTGGCTGGGAGAAGCAGACACCTACGAGGTCTACTCCACCGCCACCCTTCTGAAGACCATTGGCGAGCGTCTCTCGGAAGAGACGAAGGATCCGGCGCTGCTTGAACGGCTGACCGCTGTAGAGGGGGTCGGGGACGAGGAGGGTTATTTCCACGAGATGGTCGAGTTGCTCTCGACCGAGGCGGACCGGCGCGAGCGGGTGCTGCTCGTCCTCATGGAGAACTTGGATGCACTCCTGGGCAGCTTTGGCCCCAAGGACCGCAAGGAACAGACACGACAGTTGCGCTCGGTGCTGCTGCACAATCCGCGATTCCTCTTCATCAGCACCACCCCCACCTACTACCTGGACAACCCGCTCGACGATCCGAAGGAACCTCTCTACGCGCACCTGAAGGAGCGAGACCTCGACCCTCTGACCGAGGCGGAAACCGGACAGCTCCTGCGCAAGCTGGCCCAGGCTCACCCCCGTGAAGGGGCTGTGGACTCTCTCGAGGGAAAGGATGGACGCCTCCGGCTTCGCGTCATCCACCGGTTGACGGGGGGATTGCCACGGTCTCTTGTGATGGCCTTCACCGCCATCCGTGAGGCCACGGGAATTGGCTCGCTCGTGCAAGAGCTTCGCGCCCTGTTGGATGCTCAGACCGCGTACTTCGAGGCACGTCTCGCTCAACTCCCCGCCCGCGAGCGGGCCATCGTCACGTCGATGGCCCTGGCCCCGACCAACTTGACGATGAAGGAGATCGCGGCACGCAGCCATCTTCCCGAGCGGACACTCTCGACCTTGATCAGCCGCTTGGAGAAGGAGGGACACGTCCGCACCACGTCGCGAACAGGCGGAAAAGGCAGCGTCTATGAGCTGAGCGAGGGGCTGTTCCGGCTCTGGTATCAATACCGAAAGGGACGTCCCGTCCTGGAACCGCTCGTGGAATTCCTGGCGTATTGGTACCGGGTGGAGGAATTGGAGGGGGTGGTCGCAGTGCTCCGGCAAGGAACTCAGGCCGACAGACCCGTCCGGGCGGCGGAGCTTGCCCTCCTTCAAGCCGAGGAGGCTCTGCGACGGGCCAGTTCGGAACAAGGCCAACAAGAACGAGAGCGCTTTTGGGCCGAGTGCCAGCAAGCGATTCAATCGGAACAGGCGGACATTCCGGTGGAAGCGTTGGCCAAGCGCCTCACCACACGGCTCCTCCACGCGGCTCTTCTCCTGAAGGACCCTGCTCAAGCAAACAATGGGCTTGAATCGATTCAAAAGCTTTTCCGTGAATCCTCCCTCGTGGAGGAGAAGGCTCGACCCATCGTATTGGGCCGACTGATCGAAGCCATCATGGAGAGCACCCATGCGAGTGATTTCGAAGCATTCTCGGCCATTGCCCTCATTGTCCTGAAGCAGTACAGCCATGATACATCGTCTACAATCTCACTCCAACTGGCGCTCGTGCGCTTGCACCTCTCCATACTGGTGATGGACAGGGATCCGCAGCGTGCGCTCGATGAACTGGACCTCATACACGCAAGCGCACCGGAATTAAGAACCATGGCGCTGATGGGACAAGGTTTGGCGCTCTCCAAGCTGCACAAGACAGATGAGTCTATCGTGAATCTTGATGCGGCCCTCACTGCAATCCAAGCGCCCAGCGAACAGATCGTCATAGAACCGTTCGTGCTCCAAGCGATGAGCGTTCTGTCCACGCTCTATAACGAAAAGCACCAGCGCGACCAAGCCCAGCGTATCCGTAAGCAACTCATTGCCCGATTCGGTGCATGGAAAGAGGAGCCTTTCCGCTTTCAAGTTGCATCGGCCAAGGCCTCCCTCGCCCTCGGTGCCGACGTCAAGCCCACCATTCATTCCTTGGATCAATGGCTCGCTGAGTACGGCGCAATCGATGAGCCCAGGTACCAAAGCATACAGTCTCTATCCCGACTGGGCCTACACCTGCTGAGTGCACTTCAGGGCTCAGAAGCATCACAAGAGGGGATCTCGGCGTGGGTAGAATCCGTGGCGGATAAAGAATCCCATCAGGTCCAGCACCTTTTTCACTTCGCTACCTCGCTCTTCATCCTCTTTGGGCCTGAAACGGTGAAAGGCTGGCTCTCCAGGGTCTCTTCCGCTCAGCTCTCAGAGGAGACGCGTTTGCTCGTCTCGTGGCACATGATGGCAGCCGATCTGCTTCTTGCGGACGAAGAGGGCCCTCTCGCACAGCAAGTCCAAGCCCGCATACCCCCTGAGCTTCGCCCGAACGTTGAGGACCTGGTGAGGCAGGTGCGAAAGACTCGCGCGGAGTTCCTCCAGAAGGCCTGA
- a CDS encoding alpha/beta hydrolase-fold protein, whose translation MDIHLLKERALAEGSPVIDSEAATFIWRGTQRVFVSGDFQDWSGEPLPLERVAPGLWARTLSLPHDAYVEYALTDAKGRRLKDPLNPLLVDNGIGGRNHFFYMPGSAPTPLGHRARGVPRGRLTRHRVETSEFAIGSSRQVVLYQPPVAGPCPLVVVLDGLDYLKLASLATVVDNLIHAQRIRPVALAFVANGGSARTVEYFCSEATRYFLLRKVLPLAHEKLPLVDERRQPGVHGVLGASLGGLMALYLGLRSPEVFGHILSQSGAFALPGEGDTNVFPLAQVPPAAPLQVWMDCGVFEQLREGNQRMLPVLTQAGHRAEYWEYNGGHSYAAWRDDVWRGLEWLFPLRSVKNSRRTGGR comes from the coding sequence ATGGACATCCACCTCCTGAAAGAACGGGCCCTCGCCGAGGGCTCCCCCGTCATCGACTCCGAAGCCGCCACCTTTATATGGCGCGGCACCCAACGCGTTTTCGTCTCGGGAGACTTCCAGGACTGGAGCGGCGAGCCCCTGCCCCTGGAGCGGGTCGCCCCCGGCCTCTGGGCCCGGACCCTCTCCCTGCCCCATGACGCCTATGTCGAGTACGCCCTCACGGACGCCAAGGGCCGACGGCTCAAGGACCCGCTCAATCCCCTCCTCGTCGACAACGGCATTGGCGGCCGCAACCACTTCTTCTACATGCCCGGCAGCGCCCCCACCCCCCTGGGCCACCGCGCACGGGGCGTCCCCCGGGGCCGCCTCACCCGCCACCGCGTGGAGACCTCGGAGTTCGCGATCGGCTCCTCGCGCCAGGTGGTCCTCTACCAGCCCCCCGTTGCCGGCCCCTGCCCCCTGGTGGTGGTGCTCGACGGACTGGACTACCTGAAGCTGGCGAGCCTCGCCACGGTGGTGGACAACCTCATCCACGCGCAGCGCATCCGCCCCGTGGCGCTCGCCTTCGTGGCCAACGGCGGCTCCGCCCGCACCGTGGAGTACTTCTGCAGCGAGGCCACCCGCTACTTCCTCCTGCGCAAGGTGCTGCCCCTGGCCCACGAGAAGCTCCCCCTCGTGGACGAGCGCCGCCAGCCCGGCGTCCATGGGGTGCTGGGCGCCTCGCTGGGCGGCCTCATGGCGCTCTACCTGGGGCTGCGCTCCCCGGAGGTCTTCGGCCACATCCTCAGCCAGTCGGGCGCCTTCGCCCTCCCGGGAGAGGGGGACACCAACGTGTTCCCGCTCGCCCAGGTGCCTCCCGCCGCCCCCCTCCAGGTGTGGATGGACTGCGGCGTCTTCGAGCAGCTGCGCGAGGGCAACCAGCGCATGCTCCCCGTGCTCACCCAGGCCGGGCACCGCGCCGAGTACTGGGAGTACAATGGAGGCCACAGCTACGCCGCCTGGCGCGACGATGTGTGGCGCGGCCTGGAGTGGCTCTTTCCACTTCGCTCCGTGAAAAATTCCAGACGGACTGGAGGTAGGTGA
- a CDS encoding WD40 repeat domain-containing serine/threonine-protein kinase: protein MNQAGNPPPGEREPSPLETAPTLPGRTTPSAVDVPVLPLAPMEADRYTLTGELAHGGIGRILRARDRRLDRPVAIKELLSPGRDTEARFITEALVTARLQHPSIVPVYEAGRWPTGEPFFAMKLVAGRSLADILAEKKTLEQRLALLPHVLAVAEAIAYAHTERIIHRDLKPANVLVGDFGETVVIDWGLAKDLGREGTGPEALPLAGGPVSQQGSLTRLGTVIGTPAYMPPEQAAAHPVDERADVYALGAILYHLLAGAQPYDGGSSDEILDQVVKHPPLPLGQRQRGIPEDLLTLVAKAMAREPSQRYATARELAEDLRRFQTGQIVGAHVYSLRERALRFVRRYRAAMAVTAVALLLLASVGAVSVRRIVAERDRAERKQAEAEAARSDAENTRRLALERADELTLLHARAAVEKDPNEAIAWLRSLSPHFTKWPAVRILASDARSRGLATVLRGHTQTLDDMAFTRDGRRLVSSSDDHTARVWELETGESRVLSGHTDEVWRLVLSPDQRFVATASKDRTARLWELDTGKSQVFAGHTGPVDGIALTPDGRHLLTSNRGDDLLRLWNVATGALERTFPTGMGALGQLKNSPNGRYVLVHSLRQPRAQLWDLERGTSRTLEHGGTIRALAFSPLGDTAVTGGEDQTLRLWDVRTGQGRVLGEKLGVLYAVAFSPDGKQLAAGNGDGLVRLWETATGQGRLLGQHEGRVNRLAFSPDGQRLASGSDDRTARVWEPSTGLSRTLHGHTSAVHPIAFTPDGQRLAVSGYDGTARIFTLSTAMDRVLAKVPAPLHTLAVSRDGRRLAAAGTDGSLRLIDAGTGDIHLLEVPDPENTRKMPLEFSPEGRWLALGGRAGRIHLWDAASGQALRTLEGHLAPLSALGFSRNGRQLASADMGGEVRLWELESGQGHSLGWHAGAVQRLTFSPDGRHLASGSADTTVRRWDLTQGGFQELRAHEDAVGPLVFSSNGRQLVSGGMDHTLRFWDLARGQSQRVDISGNGVLELLLTPGERLISASLKDSMVRRWEGRTGQALPPLRGHQGDITALALSPDGRRLASASADRMVRLWDLESGESRVLRGHTARVTGVGFLNDQTLVSTSEDGTVRLWPDELPMSPRALRTWLEQTAATPP, encoded by the coding sequence ATGAATCAGGCCGGGAACCCTCCTCCCGGCGAACGGGAGCCCTCTCCCCTCGAAACGGCGCCCACGCTGCCGGGACGCACCACGCCCTCGGCCGTGGACGTGCCCGTCCTGCCGCTGGCCCCCATGGAGGCGGACCGCTACACGCTCACCGGGGAGCTGGCGCACGGGGGCATCGGCCGCATCCTCCGGGCCCGGGACCGGCGCCTGGACCGGCCCGTGGCCATCAAGGAGCTGCTGTCGCCCGGCCGGGACACCGAGGCGCGCTTCATCACCGAGGCCCTCGTCACCGCCCGCCTCCAGCACCCCTCCATCGTCCCCGTCTACGAGGCCGGGCGCTGGCCCACCGGCGAGCCCTTCTTCGCGATGAAGCTCGTCGCGGGCCGCTCGCTGGCGGACATCCTCGCCGAGAAGAAGACGTTGGAGCAGCGGCTGGCGCTGCTGCCGCACGTGCTCGCGGTGGCCGAGGCCATCGCCTATGCCCACACTGAGCGCATCATCCACCGGGACTTGAAGCCGGCCAACGTGCTGGTGGGGGACTTCGGGGAGACGGTGGTCATCGACTGGGGGCTGGCCAAGGATCTGGGCCGCGAGGGCACCGGGCCCGAGGCGCTCCCCCTGGCGGGCGGGCCCGTGTCCCAGCAGGGGAGCCTCACCCGGCTGGGCACCGTCATCGGCACCCCGGCGTACATGCCCCCGGAGCAGGCCGCCGCCCACCCGGTGGACGAGCGCGCCGATGTGTACGCCCTGGGCGCCATCCTCTACCACCTGCTGGCGGGCGCTCAGCCCTACGACGGAGGCTCCTCGGATGAGATCCTCGACCAGGTGGTGAAGCACCCGCCCCTGCCACTCGGCCAGCGCCAGCGCGGCATTCCCGAGGACCTGCTGACGCTGGTGGCCAAGGCCATGGCGCGTGAGCCCTCCCAGCGCTACGCCACCGCGCGCGAGCTGGCGGAGGACCTGCGGCGCTTCCAGACCGGGCAGATTGTCGGCGCGCACGTGTACTCGCTCCGGGAGCGGGCCCTGCGCTTCGTGCGCCGCTACCGCGCGGCCATGGCGGTGACGGCGGTGGCGCTGCTGCTGCTGGCCAGCGTGGGCGCGGTGAGCGTGCGGCGCATCGTCGCCGAGCGCGACCGCGCCGAGCGCAAGCAGGCGGAGGCCGAAGCAGCCCGGAGCGACGCGGAGAACACGCGGCGGCTGGCCCTGGAGCGGGCCGACGAGCTCACCCTGCTCCACGCCCGCGCCGCCGTGGAGAAGGATCCCAACGAGGCCATCGCTTGGCTGCGGAGCCTCTCGCCCCACTTCACCAAGTGGCCCGCGGTGCGCATCCTCGCCTCGGATGCGCGCTCGCGCGGCCTCGCCACCGTGCTGCGCGGCCACACGCAGACGCTGGACGACATGGCCTTCACCCGGGACGGCCGGCGCCTCGTCTCGTCCAGCGACGACCACACCGCCCGCGTCTGGGAGCTGGAGACAGGCGAGTCCCGGGTCCTCTCCGGACACACCGATGAGGTGTGGCGGTTGGTGCTCTCACCAGATCAGCGGTTCGTCGCCACCGCCAGCAAGGACCGCACCGCGCGCCTGTGGGAGCTGGACACGGGCAAGAGCCAGGTGTTCGCGGGCCACACGGGGCCCGTGGATGGCATCGCCCTCACGCCGGACGGACGGCACCTGCTCACCAGCAACCGGGGGGATGACCTGCTGCGCCTCTGGAATGTGGCCACCGGAGCACTGGAACGGACCTTCCCGACGGGCATGGGGGCGCTCGGCCAGCTCAAGAACTCGCCCAACGGGCGGTATGTCCTCGTCCACTCCCTGCGGCAGCCCCGCGCGCAGCTCTGGGATTTGGAGCGGGGCACCTCGCGCACGCTGGAGCACGGGGGGACGATCCGCGCCCTGGCCTTCTCTCCTCTCGGAGACACCGCCGTCACGGGGGGCGAGGACCAGACCTTGCGTCTGTGGGACGTGCGCACGGGCCAGGGCCGGGTGCTCGGCGAGAAGCTCGGCGTCCTCTACGCCGTGGCCTTCTCTCCGGACGGGAAGCAGCTGGCGGCGGGCAACGGAGACGGCCTGGTGCGGCTGTGGGAGACCGCCACCGGCCAGGGCCGGCTGCTGGGCCAGCATGAGGGGCGCGTCAACCGGCTCGCGTTCTCCCCGGATGGCCAGCGGCTCGCCTCCGGCAGCGATGACCGCACGGCCCGGGTGTGGGAGCCCAGCACCGGCCTGAGCCGGACCCTGCACGGACACACGAGCGCGGTGCACCCCATCGCGTTCACCCCGGACGGGCAGCGGCTCGCCGTGAGCGGCTATGACGGGACCGCGCGCATCTTCACCCTGTCCACCGCCATGGACCGGGTGCTCGCCAAGGTCCCTGCCCCCCTGCACACCCTGGCCGTCTCCCGGGACGGGCGGCGCCTGGCCGCCGCGGGCACGGACGGCTCCCTGCGGCTCATCGACGCGGGCACCGGGGACATCCACCTCCTGGAGGTGCCAGATCCGGAGAACACTCGGAAAATGCCTCTGGAGTTCTCCCCCGAGGGCCGGTGGCTGGCCCTGGGAGGCCGCGCGGGAAGAATCCACCTGTGGGACGCCGCCTCGGGGCAAGCCCTGCGCACACTGGAGGGCCACCTCGCCCCACTCTCCGCGCTGGGCTTCTCCCGGAATGGCCGCCAGCTCGCCTCCGCGGACATGGGCGGCGAGGTGCGCCTGTGGGAGCTGGAATCCGGCCAGGGCCACTCACTGGGATGGCACGCGGGGGCCGTCCAGCGGCTCACCTTCTCGCCGGACGGAAGACACCTCGCCTCGGGGAGCGCGGACACCACGGTCCGCAGATGGGACCTGACCCAAGGAGGCTTTCAGGAGCTACGGGCCCATGAGGACGCGGTGGGGCCCCTGGTCTTCTCCTCGAATGGGCGGCAGCTCGTCAGCGGCGGCATGGACCACACGCTGCGCTTCTGGGACCTGGCGAGGGGCCAGAGCCAGCGGGTGGACATCAGTGGCAACGGCGTCCTGGAGCTGCTCCTGACCCCCGGCGAGCGGTTGATCAGCGCGAGCCTGAAGGACAGCATGGTGCGGCGCTGGGAAGGCCGCACGGGCCAGGCCCTGCCCCCGCTGCGAGGCCACCAAGGGGACATCACCGCCCTGGCGCTCTCCCCGGATGGACGGCGGCTGGCCTCGGCGAGCGCGGACCGGATGGTGCGGCTGTGGGATCTGGAGAGCGGCGAGAGCCGGGTGCTCCGGGGGCACACCGCGCGGGTGACGGGCGTGGGCTTCCTGAACGACCAGACGCTCGTCTCGACCAGCGAGGATGGGACGGTGCGGCTCTGGCCGGACGAGCTGCCCATGAGCCCCAGGGCGCTGCGCACCTGGCTGGAGCAGACGGCGGCCACCCCGCCCTGA